A single window of Hyla sarda isolate aHylSar1 chromosome 2, aHylSar1.hap1, whole genome shotgun sequence DNA harbors:
- the LOC130357875 gene encoding uncharacterized protein LOC130357875 has product MATEKRGHTSRPAQYLSAENGDMGQNPSLIVLPCRDATVTPNFATIEQRLPNHQRKLPCHNRDIYRYKSGVLSFDRMSSQRISSTGMRRIIPSSANSHTVLSAPRGLVTYLQLCKPIIPRVRPNSTGLRSHNPYIHKPKEDDTLKHINLNTDLAVYGVPLGHLQPSSQNVAQRVEKIQIHVFLPRDQHQLEDKISSKFNSLTLQECKNPENDKMAIM; this is encoded by the exons ATGGCTACAGAGAAGAGAGGACACACATCAAGGCCAGCACAGTATCTTTCAGCTGAGAATGGGGACATGGGCCAAAACCCAAGTCTAATTGTGCTTCCTTGTAGGGACGCCACTGTTACGCCTAATTTTGCTACCATAGAGCAACGCTTACCTAACCATCAGAGAAAACTTCCATGTCATAATAGAGACATTTACAG GTATAAATCTGGAGTTTTAAGCTTTGACAGAATGTCTTCGCAACGTATTTCATCAACAGGAATGCGTAGAATCATACCTTCATCTGCAAATAGTCATACTGTTCTAAGTGCACCTCGAGGACTAGTGACTTATTTACAACTCTGCAAACCAATTATTCCCAGAGTAAGACCAAATTCAACTGGGCTCAGGTCACATAACCCTTATATTCACAAGCCTAAGGAGGATGATACCTTAAAGCACATTAACTTAAACACTGATCTGGCTGTATATGGTGTCCCACTTGGGCATTTACAACCATCCTCACAAAATGTTGCACAAAGAGTAGAGAAAATACAAATCCATGTCTTCCTTCCACGGGATCAGCATCAGCTCGAAGACAAGATCAGCTCCAAGTTTAACTCTTTGACCCTTCAAGAGTGTAAAAATCCAGAAAATGACAAGATGGCTATTATGTAA